GCCCAGCTGTCCTTGACCATGCGCACGATGCGGCCTGCAGAGACAAACAGCACACTGGCCTTGTGCTCGCGCATCACCTGTAGACCGATGCCCACGGCCAGGTGCGTCTTGCCCGTGCCGAAGTTGCCCATGAAGATCGCGCTGCGTCCTGTCTTGCGAACCCTGGCGAAGTCATCGGCGTACGCTTGGGCGAAGTCCAACGCCATTTGCTGACCCTCATGGCTCACCTCGTACGACCCCAACGTTCGATCACGAAAACGCTCAGGGATGCCGGCGCGGCCCATCCTGGCCTCCCACTCTTGCACCCGCACCGCGCGGCGCTGCTGCTCATCACGCAGCCTCTCAGCCTCACGCTCTGCCGCCGCGCATGCTGGGCAACCCAGCCAGATGTCGCCCAGATGGCACAGCGACTGGAAGGGGCCATGCCTATCGCATTCGGCCTGCTTCACCAGCGGAGGACGATGCACACCCGACTGGATGGCAGCAGACAGCGAGCGGCTGCCCGATTGG
This window of the Comamonas testosteroni genome carries:
- a CDS encoding ATP-binding protein, which codes for MNEMNRQSGSRSLSAAIQSGVHRPPLVKQAECDRHGPFQSLCHLGDIWLGCPACAAAEREAERLRDEQQRRAVRVQEWEARMGRAGIPERFRDRTLGSYEVSHEGQQMALDFAQAYADDFARVRKTGRSAIFMGNFGTGKTHLAVGIGLQVMREHKASVLFVSAGRIVRMVKDSWARNSGVTESDVVAQMVFPDLLIVDEVGVQQGTEFERNVMFDVLNERYEQRKPSLLLTNHTVEDLSSKYLGERVVDRLREDGGAVLKFSWDSGRRDIGGLAA